One window of Papaver somniferum cultivar HN1 chromosome 9, ASM357369v1, whole genome shotgun sequence genomic DNA carries:
- the LOC113308310 gene encoding GABA transporter 1-like translates to MSFDFSIFLYSYLQTIYLVLNPENRSMKLYHFLIIFGGLLLILAQIPSFHSLRHINLISLLLCLAYSTCAIAGSIYVGNSSNAPPKDYTIKGDPVDKVFSIFNAVAIIATTFGNGIIPEIQATLAPPVKGKMFKGLSICYTVVSVTFFGVAISGYWAFGNNAGGIIINNFMNESGNALVPGWFLLLTNALVLVQLSALSVIYLQPTNELLERQFSDPKCPALSPRNVIPRLISRSLAVVFSVIVAATLPFFEDIIALVGALGFMPLDFMLPVLFYNLTFKPLKQGAILWLNITIFVVFSALAVIAVVTAV, encoded by the exons ATGAGTTTTGATTTTAGCATCTTTTTATATTCTTATCTGCAGACAATTTACTTGGTATTAAATCCAGAAAATAGGAGTATGAAACTATACCACTTTCTCATAATATTTGGAGGTCTACTTCTGATATTGGCTCAAATCCCATCTTTTCATTCTTTGAGGCACATCAACCTCATTTCTTTGCTACTCTGCCTTGCTTACAGCACTTGCGCAATAGCTGGTTCTATTTACGTAG GGAATTCTTCAAATGCACCACCAAAGGACTACACGATAAAGGGTGATCCTGTCGATAAGGTGTTTAGTATTTTTAACGCCGTTGCCATTATTGCCACCACCTTTGGGAATGGAATTATTCCTGAAATTCAG GCAACGTTAGCGCCTCCTGTGAAGGGAAAAATGTTCAAAGGATTATCAATCTGTTACACTGTAGTGAGCGTTACGTTCTTTGGCGTCGCCATTTCAGGTTATTGGGCATTCGGTAATAACGCAGGCGGAATTATCATTAATAACTTCATGAATGAGAGTGGCAATGCTTTGGTTCCAGGATGGTTCCTTTTGTTGACCAATGCCCTTGTACTTGTGCAACTTTCTGCACTTAGTGTG ATATACTTGCAACCCACGAACGAGTTGCTGGAACGTCAATTTTCAGACCCTAAATGCCCTGCACTCTCTCCACGAAATGTAATACCAAGGCTTATTTCTCGATCGTTAGCTGTGGTATTCTCTGTGATAGTTGCAGCCACACTTCCTTTCTTTGAAGACATTATTGCATTGGTGGGAGCATTAGGTTTCATGCCTCTCGACTTCATGTTGCCTGTTTTATTCTACAATTTGACCTTTAAACCACTGAAACAAGGAGCTATTCTCTGGCTGAACATCACAATCTTCGTTGTTTTCTCAGCACTTGCGGTTATAGCAGTTGTAACTGCAGTTTGA